The window CGGACACCAATTACTTATATAACTGTATATCTGCATATTATGGTATTTAGAACGATTCTATATAACGTCATATGCCTAATTATCAGATAGATAAAATTTTCATTATTTTATTAATTTTGGAAAAATGCTCAAGTTGGGTTATGACTAAGCATCCAGATGATTTTTTCCAACAATTACAAAATCTTTGTTTAGACGCAGGGGTAAAAGTGTTTTATACTCCTAAATTACCAAAAGTGCCAATAAGTGGATCAACTCGTTGGATAAAAGATGCTCCAATAATTCAACTAACAGCAAGATACAAGCAAAATGATAGATTTTGGTTTACGTTTTTTCATGAAGCTGGACATATATTACTACATGGGAAAAAATATATTTCATTAGAAAATATTAATTTTTCAGAGGCTGACCCAGAAAAAGAGCAAGAGGCAAATGATTTTGCTGAAGCATGTACTTTAACAAAAGAACAGGAAAACGAAGTTTTTAATGCTTTACCAATTAATGAAAGTGATATAATTATTTTTGCTGAGAAATTCAAAACACATCCAGCA of the Bacteroidota bacterium genome contains:
- a CDS encoding ImmA/IrrE family metallo-endopeptidase, with translation MPNYQIDKIFIILLILEKCSSWVMTKHPDDFFQQLQNLCLDAGVKVFYTPKLPKVPISGSTRWIKDAPIIQLTARYKQNDRFWFTFFHEAGHILLHGKKYISLENINFSEADPEKEQEANDFAEACTLTKEQENEVFNALPINESDIIIFAEKFKTHPAIIIGRLQHKQLIPYNTGHEFIEPIDLSNS